The DNA sequence CCGCAACCGTTGGATAATCGCCGCCGAGTGGAAATTTATTTGGCATTGATTGAAGAAAATATAGCCCACTATGGTGAAAAAATAGGCATTGGCCGTAGCAAAAAAACGGCAGGGTATTGGTTGCGTGATTTTGCCGGTGCAGCCGAAGTGCGCGGAAAATTTGTCCGCATGGAAAAATTTACCGATATTAAAGCCCTTTTTTCCAGTCTGATTTTTTAAATTTCCCTATACATTGTGCTTTTGTTTTGCTATAATATCTAGGAAACCACGAGTCATTAACATGCAGTGGCCACCACTCCGCTGCGCTTTAATAACAAAAGGTAAACAGAAACTTATGACGAAAACTTTTTTACCTTCCGTCAAGGAAGTAGAAACCACCCGTGCTTGGCATCACATTGATGCTACGGGCCAAACCCTGGGCAGATTGGCTACTCGCGTAGCTGTGCTCTTGATGGGTAAACACAAAAGAACCTTCACCCCTCACATGGATTGTGGAGATTTTGTAGTTGTCACCAACACCGATAAAATTAAGGTGACCGGTAATAAAATGGAAGAAAAAATTTATTTCTCCCACTCCGGCTATGCCAAAGGCGCCAAAGAAACCCCGCTCAAACGTCAGTTTGAAAAGGATTCCACCAAAGTATTGGAATTGGCCGTCAAACGCATGTTAGACGTCAACCGCTTGCGCGCTCCGCGCATGAAACGCCTCCG is a window from the Elusimicrobiaceae bacterium genome containing:
- the rplM gene encoding 50S ribosomal protein L13, producing the protein MTKTFLPSVKEVETTRAWHHIDATGQTLGRLATRVAVLLMGKHKRTFTPHMDCGDFVVVTNTDKIKVTGNKMEEKIYFSHSGYAKGAKETPLKRQFEKDSTKVLELAVKRMLDVNRLRAPRMKRLR